A single window of Maylandia zebra isolate NMK-2024a linkage group LG2, Mzebra_GT3a, whole genome shotgun sequence DNA harbors:
- the LOC112433634 gene encoding uncharacterized protein LOC112433634 isoform X1: MSSTQKDQHGARSQRSQEADKPHRRKGEKKHTCDECGKGFTLKAKLKQHQVIHTGERPFSCDECGKSFSFKRSLKRHQLIHSGVKAYSCDQCGRAFTQSSSLQNHLVTHSGIKPYTCDQCGKAFTQSSHLQRHLVTHSGIKPYSCDECGKGFTVRAKLKQHQVIHTGERPFSCDLCGKSFSSKGSLKTHQLIHSGVKAYSCDQCGRAFTRSSHLQSHLVTHSGIKAYSCDICGKTFSQRGSRNTHLRIHTRHDVYCCEQCGKYFTTDAQLQQHMFTHTEERPYRCDLCEKTFKAPHHLRRHQQIHTRKRLYKCIYCERSFSQSGHRNIHERAHMEGNYSCDQCAQTFTSLSALCKHQRDHSGLKSLPSLDHSESEDTERSSGFCVRLKKLEIRLHRVQIESFKLVLN; this comes from the exons atgagctcaacacagaag gaccaacatggagccagaagtcagcgctctcaggaggccgacaaacctcacagaagaaagggagagaaaaaacacacctgtgacgagtgtgggaagggttttactctgaaggctaaactaaaacagcatcaggtcatccacactggagagagaccgttcagctgtgacgagtgtggaaagtctttttccttcaagcgttccctaaaaagacaccaactcatccacagtggagttaaagcgtacagctgtgatcagtgtggcagagcttttactcaaagtagcagcttacagaatcatctagttacccactctggaattaagccatacacctgtgatcagtgtgggaaggcttttactcaaagtagccacttacagaggcatctagttacccactctggaattaagccatacagctgtgacgagtgtgggaagggttttactgtgagggctaaactaaaacagcatcaggtcatccacactggagagagaccgttcagctgtgacttgtgtggaaagtctttttcctcaaagggttccctaaaaacacaccaactcatccacagtggagttaaagcgtacagctgtgatcagtgtggcagagcttttactcgcagtagccacttacagagtcatctagttacccactctggaattaaggcatacagctgtgacatctgtggaaaaactttcagccagagagggagccgaaatacacacctacgcattcacaccagacatgatgtgtactgctgtgaacagtgtggcaaatactttacaacagacgcacagttacaacaacacatgtttacccacactgaggagagaccttatcgatgtgacctgtgtgagaagacttttaaagctccacatcacctgagacgacaccaacagatccacaccagaaagagactctacaagtgcatctactgtgagagaagcttctcacagtcaggtcatcgtaacattcatgaacgtgcacacatggaaggaaactacagctgtgaccagtgtgcccaaacattcacctcattgtctgctctgtgcaaacatcagcgcgatcactcagggctgaaatcactcccatcactggatcacagtgaatctgaagacacagaaagatcctctggtttctgtgtcagactcaaaaagcttgagatcaggctccacagagttcagatagaatcatttaaacttgtgttgaactga